CATCTCAGCTCTTTCTTGAAGCTCTCTAGATCTAGATTCTCATCGATGAGAATGCACTCGATCTCCAGAGCTTCTGCCCAGTCTATCAAGTACTCCACATCGATGGCTGTCGAAAAGGCTGTATGATGGGATCCTCCTGCCAGGATCCACGCGGTCGCTGCTCTCTTGAAATCTGGCATCGGCTTCCACAGGACCCTGGCTGTTGGAAGCTTAGGCATCTCTCTTTCAATAGAGACAGACATTACCTTGTTCACAACCAGTCTGAATCTGTTTCCCATGTCAACGATCGAGGCGTTGACGGCGAGGCCTTCCTGTCCATCGAAGACGAGGCGAGCAGGATCAGCCTTCCCACCGATGCTGAGTGGGTGAACTTCTATTCTTGGTTTTTCCTTGGCGATTGTAGGGCACACCTCGAGCATGTGTGCTCCCAGTACAAGCTCGTTTCCCGATGTGAGATGGTAAGTATAGTCTTCCATGAAAGATGTACCACCAGGAAGGCCTGCTCCCATGACCTTCAGGGCACGAACAAGCCCTGCCGCCTTCCAGTCTCCTTCTGCCCCGAATCCATATCCTTCCTCCATGAGTCTCTGAACCGCAAGACCAGGAAGCTGGGGAAGATCGTGGAGATCCTCAAATGTAGTGGTGAAGGCGATGGCATTGTTTTCTTTCAGAAATTCCCTTATCGCGATCTCCATCTTCGCCTGTTCTCTAATCGCTTTGAGGCTGTATTCGTCCTCTGGCATGACATATCTTTCTTTGTACTCTTTCAACAATTCCTCTACTTCACTTTCCGAAACTGCTTTCACTCTTTCTGCGAGTTCTCCAACACCCCAGGTGTTTATGGACCAGCCGAGTTTTATCTGGGCCTCCACTTTATCACCTTCGGTGCTGGCAACCTCCCTCATGTTATCGCCGAATCTCACGATCTGTCCCATTCTTCCATCCTGTATCGCACATGCAACTCTCATCCATTTTGCAATCTTCTCTCTGACCTCTCTGTCTTCCCAGTGCCCCACCACGACCTTTCTTGGAAGTCTCATCCTCGCGTGGATGAATCCATGCTCTCTATCACCATGGGCGGATTGGTTCAGGTTCATATAATCCATGTCGATTGTGTCCCACGGAATTTCCCTGTTGTACTGGGTGTGGAAGTGGAGCAAGGGTTTTTTGTTGATGGAGAGCCCTCTTATCCACATCTTCGAAGGGGAAAACGTATGCATCCAGACAATGACACCGGCACATTTTGGCTCTGCGTTCGCTTTTTCAAAAATCTCTTTGATCTCAGTAGAACTCTTCAGAATGGGTTTCAGAACGATCTTTGAAGGAAGGATGGGATCACTGTTTAATGCATCGACTATCTTGCTGGCCTGCCGTTCTACCTTCTTTAATGTTTCCAGGCCGTAAAGATGCTGGCTGCCAACAAGGAACCAGAATTCATACTGCTTGAGATCGATCATTCTCCAACCTCCTTTCCGATGCATTCATCTTCATAGTATAGCACAAAAGTACGTACCTTTATACGTATCCTATTCAGTGATGGGAAAATTAATGTTAACAAATTGACTGTAAGGTAATTCCTTTCTGACAGATGTGGTATACTTCCATTGGTACGTACCGTTATCCACCATTTTTGAGTAGAGGGGATTGTCATGAAAAGACTTTTTCTGGTGGCCTTCCTCGTTATCGCATCTCTCATCTTCTCAGTCAAAATTTCGGTTCTCTGCTCTCCGGACAACGCAGACGCCTTGAAGTGGCTTGCACAGGAGTTCATGAAGAAGAACCCGGATATCCAAGTGGAGATCGTTCCACTTTCGTGGGAAGTACTGTATCCAAAACTGCTTCAGGATCTCAGATCCCAGGCGGGGTCGTTTGACGCATTCACTTACGACGTGATGACCACGGGAGCGGTGTCCTTCGGTCTGGTCGACCTCGGTGAGTTCATGATGCAACATCCAGAACTCGTTCCGGAGGACTACGACCTGGACGACTTCATACCGCAGGTCCTGGAAGAATCTGGAAAATGGCAGGGAAAGCTCGTAGGTCTTCCATTCTACAACAACACGATGCTTTTCTACTACAGAAAAGATCTATTCGAAGATCCGAAGATCAAGCAGGCCTTCAAGGAAAAATACGGTAGAGAACTCACACTACCAACGACCTGGGAAGAAGTTGTGGACATAGCCGAATTCTTCACCAAGAAGTACAACAAGA
The Thermotoga sp. genome window above contains:
- the araA gene encoding L-arabinose isomerase; the protein is MIDLKQYEFWFLVGSQHLYGLETLKKVERQASKIVDALNSDPILPSKIVLKPILKSSTEIKEIFEKANAEPKCAGVIVWMHTFSPSKMWIRGLSINKKPLLHFHTQYNREIPWDTIDMDYMNLNQSAHGDREHGFIHARMRLPRKVVVGHWEDREVREKIAKWMRVACAIQDGRMGQIVRFGDNMREVASTEGDKVEAQIKLGWSINTWGVGELAERVKAVSESEVEELLKEYKERYVMPEDEYSLKAIREQAKMEIAIREFLKENNAIAFTTTFEDLHDLPQLPGLAVQRLMEEGYGFGAEGDWKAAGLVRALKVMGAGLPGGTSFMEDYTYHLTSGNELVLGAHMLEVCPTIAKEKPRIEVHPLSIGGKADPARLVFDGQEGLAVNASIVDMGNRFRLVVNKVMSVSIEREMPKLPTARVLWKPMPDFKRAATAWILAGGSHHTAFSTAIDVEYLIDWAEALEIECILIDENLDLESFKKELRWNEVYWGLLKR